A single window of Hymenobacter sp. APR13 DNA harbors:
- a CDS encoding murein hydrolase activator EnvC family protein has product MPARSKRWLALVLVLVSQLAAVGVLPAGRALAQRSTSTKKSTTTRKRPVQKSKAQLERERRNTLRRIQEASRILEQTQRQKQASLGQLNALKEKLTVQQGVIRNISSELRYIETDVVQTQTQVQQTQQSLQQLKAEYAKLIYAGSKTANSYNRLMFLFAAESFNQFMLRLRYIRQYAEVRQAQAAQITGTQQRLTQQLTGLQVKKQEKGQLLNTQVAEKNNLVTLKTQQDQVVTKLSQQEQGLRQELADRQRAIGRLDNLIAERVREEIARAARVAAAKAAARAAARERAERATAAAPGRTAPEGSGRTYSEPAEPAAAVRTDRVTLTPETAVLSSSFADNRGSLLWPVAKGFISQRFGRHNHPVLKNVVVENRGVDIQTSAGEPVRAIFDGKVLTVASVPGMNNIVMIQHGEYFTVYAKLRGVSVSEGQTVKMRQQIGTVYTSSEGTSEVQFQVWRNSSNLNPENWLGRH; this is encoded by the coding sequence ATGCCCGCAAGAAGTAAGCGCTGGCTGGCGCTTGTATTGGTGCTGGTGAGCCAGCTGGCGGCAGTAGGCGTGCTGCCGGCCGGCCGCGCGCTGGCGCAACGCAGCACATCTACAAAAAAAAGCACGACCACCAGGAAGCGTCCGGTTCAGAAGTCGAAAGCGCAGTTGGAGCGCGAGCGGCGCAACACCCTGCGCCGGATTCAGGAAGCCAGCCGCATCCTGGAGCAGACCCAGCGCCAGAAGCAGGCGTCGCTGGGCCAGCTCAACGCCCTCAAGGAAAAGCTGACGGTGCAGCAGGGCGTCATCCGCAACATCTCGTCGGAGCTGCGCTACATCGAAACCGACGTGGTGCAGACCCAGACCCAGGTGCAGCAAACCCAGCAGAGCCTGCAGCAGCTCAAGGCTGAATACGCCAAGCTGATCTACGCCGGCTCGAAAACGGCCAATAGCTACAACCGCCTGATGTTTCTGTTTGCGGCCGAGTCGTTCAACCAGTTCATGCTACGGCTGCGCTACATCCGGCAGTACGCCGAAGTGCGCCAGGCCCAGGCTGCCCAGATTACGGGCACCCAGCAGCGCCTCACCCAGCAGCTCACGGGCCTGCAGGTGAAAAAGCAGGAGAAAGGCCAGTTGCTCAACACCCAGGTAGCCGAAAAGAACAACCTCGTCACGCTGAAAACCCAGCAAGACCAAGTCGTGACAAAGCTCAGCCAGCAGGAACAGGGCCTGCGCCAGGAGCTGGCCGACCGCCAGCGCGCCATCGGCCGCCTCGACAACCTGATTGCCGAGCGCGTGCGCGAGGAAATAGCCCGCGCCGCCCGGGTGGCCGCTGCCAAAGCTGCGGCCCGCGCCGCCGCCCGCGAGCGGGCCGAACGGGCTACCGCCGCCGCGCCCGGCCGTACCGCCCCCGAAGGATCCGGCCGCACCTACTCCGAGCCGGCCGAGCCCGCCGCCGCCGTGCGCACCGACCGGGTAACGCTCACGCCCGAAACGGCGGTGCTGTCGTCGTCGTTTGCCGATAACCGGGGCAGCTTGCTGTGGCCGGTGGCCAAGGGGTTCATCTCGCAACGGTTTGGCCGCCACAACCACCCGGTGCTGAAAAACGTGGTGGTGGAAAACCGCGGCGTCGACATCCAAACCAGCGCTGGCGAGCCGGTACGGGCCATTTTCGATGGCAAGGTCCTGACCGTGGCCAGCGTGCCGGGCATGAACAACATCGTCATGATCCAGCACGGCGAGTACTTCACGGTGTACGCCAAGCTGCGCGGGGTGAGCGTGAGCGAGGGCCAGACCGTGAAGATGCGCCAGCAGATCGGCACCGTGTACACCAGCTCCGAAGGCACCTCGGAAGTGCAGTTTCAGGTGTGGCGCAACAGCTCCAACCTCAACCCGGAAAACTGGCTCGGCCGTCATTAG
- a CDS encoding GAF domain-containing DNA-binding protein gives MSSALWEEDRVEALRSYYILDTPPEEAFNNLVRLAAYICGTPISLVSLIDSKRQWIKARTGPIDIIDAPRDVSFCQHAMLAEDVLEIRDPQLNPLFKDYPGVVNDPGVRFYAGAPLTTPDGMPLGTICTIDTEPRTLTEHQRDALRILAKEVMSHLELRRARQQLELEQQKMEGLLRMANDNAQSMFVSSRHEIFVKQDHKLVRVHTDDIRYVEALGDYVNIYTSRERYTVYSTMKELEAKLPVREFARIHRKYIVCLDRITAIEGDAVQIDTGRSQDRSPIPALIPIGNSYKAVLLSRLNLI, from the coding sequence ATGTCTTCGGCACTATGGGAAGAAGACCGGGTAGAGGCCTTGCGCAGCTATTATATTCTGGACACGCCTCCAGAGGAAGCCTTCAACAATCTGGTGCGTTTGGCTGCGTACATATGCGGCACTCCTATCTCCTTGGTGTCGCTGATTGACTCCAAGCGGCAGTGGATCAAAGCCCGAACCGGGCCAATCGACATCATAGACGCGCCGCGCGACGTTTCGTTTTGCCAACACGCCATGCTGGCCGAAGACGTGCTGGAAATACGCGACCCGCAATTGAACCCGCTATTCAAGGATTATCCTGGCGTGGTCAACGACCCCGGCGTTCGTTTTTACGCAGGAGCCCCACTTACCACGCCGGACGGCATGCCGCTGGGCACCATCTGCACCATCGACACGGAGCCCCGCACGCTTACCGAGCATCAGCGCGACGCACTGCGCATTCTGGCCAAGGAGGTAATGTCGCACCTAGAGCTGCGGCGGGCGCGGCAGCAGCTGGAGCTGGAGCAGCAGAAGATGGAAGGCCTGCTGCGCATGGCCAACGACAATGCGCAGTCGATGTTTGTGAGCAGCAGACACGAAATATTCGTTAAGCAGGACCACAAGCTGGTGCGCGTGCATACCGACGACATTCGGTACGTGGAGGCGCTGGGCGACTACGTCAACATCTATACTTCACGGGAGCGGTACACAGTATACAGCACCATGAAGGAGTTGGAAGCCAAGCTGCCGGTGCGCGAATTTGCTCGCATTCACCGTAAATACATCGTCTGCCTCGACCGCATAACGGCCATCGAAGGAGACGCCGTGCAGATTGATACCGGCCGCAGCCAGGACCGCTCGCCGATTCCGGCCCTTATCCCTATTGGCAACTCTTACAAAGCCGTTTTGCTAAGCCGGCTGAATCTGATCTAG
- a CDS encoding twin-arginine translocase TatA/TatE family subunit: MLLSLLILAIAPRTILFIVLILVLFFGAKRIPEMFRGMGQGIREFKAASKEPQPEYRDRPAAPGAPINPNAPINPTTTPNQPQA; encoded by the coding sequence ATGCTTCTTTCCCTTTTGATCTTGGCCATTGCGCCACGTACCATACTGTTCATCGTTCTCATTCTGGTGCTGTTCTTTGGCGCTAAACGCATCCCCGAAATGTTCCGGGGTATGGGCCAGGGCATCCGCGAATTCAAAGCAGCTTCCAAGGAACCACAGCCCGAGTATCGTGACCGGCCGGCCGCGCCCGGGGCTCCCATCAACCCCAACGCGCCCATCAATCCTACCACCACTCCTAATCAGCCGCAGGCTTAA
- a CDS encoding twin-arginine translocase TatA/TatE family subunit, whose amino-acid sequence MHTPLFLFLEGIGGGEMMLVLVVILIFFGANKIPELARGLGKGIREFKDASQEIRSEFENAGNQQQPQQPYQQQFNPNYAAPAAPVAPQPVVQHPVEQPGHQTLPDAAYAAPEAAPAAYAPPIAPPMDGGITPPVAAPAERPRLDQMS is encoded by the coding sequence ATGCATACTCCTCTTTTTCTTTTTCTGGAAGGCATAGGCGGCGGCGAGATGATGCTCGTTCTCGTCGTTATCCTGATTTTCTTCGGTGCTAACAAGATTCCGGAACTGGCACGCGGCCTTGGCAAGGGCATCCGCGAGTTCAAAGACGCTTCGCAGGAAATCCGCAGCGAGTTTGAAAACGCCGGCAACCAGCAGCAGCCGCAGCAGCCCTACCAGCAGCAGTTCAACCCGAACTATGCTGCCCCGGCCGCTCCGGTAGCGCCCCAGCCCGTTGTGCAGCACCCCGTAGAGCAGCCCGGCCACCAAACCCTGCCTGATGCAGCCTATGCTGCTCCCGAAGCTGCTCCGGCTGCCTACGCTCCCCCTATTGCTCCGCCAATGGATGGCGGCATTACGCCTCCGGTGGCTGCTCCCGCCGAGCGTCCCCGTCTTGACCAAATGTCCTAA
- the gatA gene encoding Asp-tRNA(Asn)/Glu-tRNA(Gln) amidotransferase subunit GatA, which translates to MRRFHSLTEVRSELTAGTTTCRQLVEYYLDNIERHNSRLNAFLEVWPDEARAQADAVDAKLAAGTAGKLAGMVIGLKDVLAYKDHALQSSSHILDGFKSLFTASAVQRLLDEDAIFIGRQNCDEFAMGASNETSFFGPVRNALDEERVSGGSSGGSAVAVQADFCLASIGSDTGGSVRQPAAFCGIVGFKPTYSRISRYGLVAYASSFDQIGTLTRSVEDAAVLLEVMAGADSFDSTVSQRDVPAYSQLLEPAPHYRIGYIRDAVERPGLNAEIKEALEHTLDELRGQGHVVDAVDFPYLDYMVPTYYILTTAEASSNLSRFDGVKYGYRAPDATDLPSLYKKTRSQGFGPEVQRRILLGTFVLSADYYDAYYTKAQQVRRLIKDKTDELLRQYDFLVLPTAPTTAFRIGEVNKDTLAMYLADIFTVQASLAGVPAVSIPAGNDSAGLPIGLQVISGAFREEHLLAFAKSLTETLTPA; encoded by the coding sequence TTGAGACGCTTTCATTCTCTCACGGAAGTTCGCAGCGAGCTGACGGCAGGCACCACCACCTGCCGTCAGCTCGTGGAGTATTACCTGGATAACATCGAGCGGCACAACAGCCGCTTGAATGCTTTTCTGGAAGTATGGCCCGACGAGGCCCGCGCCCAGGCCGACGCCGTAGACGCCAAGCTGGCCGCCGGTACGGCCGGCAAGCTGGCCGGCATGGTGATTGGCCTGAAGGACGTGCTGGCCTACAAAGACCACGCCCTGCAAAGCAGCAGCCACATCCTCGACGGGTTCAAGTCGCTGTTCACGGCCTCGGCGGTGCAGCGGCTGCTCGATGAAGACGCCATCTTTATTGGCCGCCAGAACTGCGACGAGTTTGCCATGGGCGCCTCCAACGAAACCTCCTTCTTCGGCCCGGTGCGCAATGCCCTGGACGAGGAGCGGGTTTCGGGCGGCTCTTCCGGCGGCTCGGCCGTAGCGGTGCAGGCTGATTTCTGTTTGGCTTCCATCGGCTCCGATACGGGCGGCTCGGTGCGGCAGCCGGCGGCGTTCTGCGGGATTGTAGGCTTCAAGCCTACGTATTCGCGCATTTCGCGCTACGGGCTGGTGGCGTACGCCTCTTCCTTCGACCAGATTGGCACCCTTACCCGCTCGGTGGAGGATGCAGCCGTGCTGCTGGAGGTGATGGCCGGCGCCGACAGCTTCGACAGCACTGTGAGCCAGCGCGACGTGCCGGCCTACAGCCAGCTGCTGGAGCCCGCGCCGCACTACCGCATCGGCTACATCCGGGATGCCGTGGAGCGCCCGGGCCTCAATGCCGAAATCAAAGAAGCGCTGGAGCATACGCTCGACGAGCTGCGCGGCCAGGGCCACGTGGTAGACGCGGTGGATTTTCCCTACCTCGACTACATGGTGCCCACCTACTACATCCTGACCACTGCCGAAGCCAGCTCCAACCTGAGCCGCTTCGATGGGGTGAAGTACGGCTACCGCGCCCCCGACGCCACCGACCTGCCTTCGCTGTACAAAAAGACCCGCTCCCAGGGCTTCGGACCCGAGGTGCAGCGCCGGATTCTGCTCGGCACCTTCGTGCTGTCGGCTGACTACTACGACGCCTACTACACCAAAGCCCAGCAGGTGCGCCGCCTCATCAAAGACAAAACCGATGAGCTGCTGCGCCAGTACGATTTCTTGGTGCTGCCTACGGCCCCTACTACGGCCTTCCGCATCGGTGAAGTGAACAAGGACACGCTGGCCATGTACCTAGCTGATATTTTCACGGTGCAGGCCTCGCTGGCCGGCGTACCAGCCGTTTCCATCCCGGCCGGCAACGACTCGGCCGGGCTGCCGATTGGCCTGCAGGTGATAAGCGGCGCGTTCCGCGAAGAGCATCTGCTGGCCTTTGCCAAGTCCCTGACTGAAACCCTGACGCCCGCTTAA
- a CDS encoding LysM peptidoglycan-binding domain-containing protein, with protein sequence MKKQLLRVVVASGVLGLVASHAGMAQTRPFGLPQPPPTTPADDTTQVVDLQLLPDSLAAEPIAVDSVRLAWLQAPPELRDLVGDRINCFETDAPHTFNPAVMSFVKLFTERNRKYMQRVLERENVYFPLFEKYLAKYNLPTDLKYLAVVESALIPTAKSPVGATGLWQFMGPTAGDLRLRRDDWVDERMNPEKSTEAACKHLRYLYGIFHDWELVLAAYNWGAGSMQRVMRRTGKKTFWDLYPHLPKETRNYVPTFTAIMYSMQYAQAHQLHSPDLKYRYAEAMDTLQVGGHALDLHRLSQACGLPDSAALLRYNPELRRSWLPEGYRAYTVQIPAAVRPQLAVVARATLFDYCRPQVDLPQPLQPLMARLEGVVPFPSRTLAASGGPREEAEVAAPRFRRVRHTVRRGESAAAVAERYDVTTTQLARWNGLRKGKALVPGKQLVVFVPIATPATSPARSVAAADRKPSVPPRLTSPIAKTTGTAPTTASMAEMVAAAEPLKAAIASRNPQLIGQEAAAAAATLAVADDTMPTTYVVRRGDNLAKVAQSRGLTISQLMAWNRLESEKVMPGQKLLLAAPDDDNAPAPSRPASPRTAQKPALAARKPATPEVAEQKVHLVQKGDTLYNISRRYQGITVDELRRLNHLTSDEVKPGQKLIVAR encoded by the coding sequence ATGAAGAAACAGTTGTTGCGTGTTGTGGTGGCCAGCGGGGTGCTGGGATTGGTGGCTTCTCACGCCGGCATGGCGCAGACACGTCCGTTTGGTTTGCCGCAGCCCCCCCCCACTACCCCCGCCGACGACACCACGCAGGTAGTAGACCTGCAGCTGCTCCCCGATTCGCTGGCAGCCGAGCCTATAGCCGTGGATTCTGTGCGGCTGGCCTGGCTACAGGCCCCACCTGAGCTGCGCGACCTGGTCGGGGACCGGATCAACTGCTTTGAAACCGATGCGCCTCACACCTTCAATCCGGCCGTGATGTCGTTTGTGAAGCTGTTTACGGAGCGCAACCGTAAGTACATGCAACGGGTGCTGGAGCGCGAAAACGTATATTTTCCGCTGTTTGAGAAGTACCTCGCCAAGTACAATCTGCCCACCGACCTCAAGTACCTGGCCGTAGTGGAATCGGCCCTGATTCCGACGGCCAAGTCGCCGGTGGGCGCTACCGGGCTGTGGCAGTTCATGGGCCCTACGGCCGGCGACCTGCGCCTGCGCCGCGACGACTGGGTGGACGAGCGCATGAACCCGGAGAAGTCCACAGAAGCGGCCTGCAAGCACCTGCGCTACCTCTACGGCATCTTCCACGACTGGGAGCTGGTGCTGGCGGCCTACAACTGGGGCGCCGGCAGCATGCAGCGCGTGATGCGCCGCACGGGCAAGAAAACGTTCTGGGACCTGTATCCGCACCTACCCAAGGAAACGCGCAACTACGTGCCCACTTTCACGGCCATCATGTACTCGATGCAGTACGCGCAGGCCCACCAGCTGCACTCGCCGGACCTGAAATACCGCTACGCCGAAGCCATGGACACTCTGCAGGTAGGTGGCCACGCCCTCGACCTGCACCGCCTCAGCCAGGCCTGCGGCCTGCCCGACTCGGCGGCGCTGCTGCGCTACAACCCCGAGCTGCGCCGCAGCTGGCTGCCCGAAGGCTACCGAGCCTATACCGTGCAGATTCCGGCGGCCGTGCGCCCGCAGCTGGCCGTAGTGGCCCGCGCCACGCTGTTCGACTACTGCCGTCCCCAGGTTGATCTGCCGCAACCGTTGCAGCCGCTGATGGCCCGTCTGGAAGGCGTAGTGCCTTTCCCGTCGCGGACGCTGGCGGCCAGCGGCGGGCCGCGCGAAGAAGCAGAAGTGGCGGCCCCGCGCTTTCGGCGCGTGCGCCACACGGTCCGGCGCGGCGAGTCGGCGGCGGCAGTGGCCGAGCGCTACGACGTGACGACCACCCAGCTGGCCCGCTGGAATGGCCTTCGCAAGGGTAAGGCCTTAGTGCCAGGCAAACAGTTGGTCGTGTTTGTGCCAATTGCCACACCCGCTACATCACCTGCCCGGTCTGTAGCCGCTGCCGACCGCAAACCCTCGGTACCACCACGCCTGACGTCACCGATTGCCAAAACTACCGGCACGGCACCTACCACCGCCTCTATGGCTGAGATGGTAGCCGCCGCCGAACCGCTGAAGGCCGCTATTGCCAGCCGCAATCCACAGCTTATCGGCCAGGAGGCCGCCGCTGCTGCAGCCACACTTGCGGTAGCCGATGACACCATGCCAACTACCTACGTGGTGCGGCGCGGCGACAATCTGGCGAAGGTGGCGCAAAGCCGGGGCCTGACGATCAGCCAGCTGATGGCCTGGAACCGGCTGGAATCGGAGAAGGTGATGCCCGGGCAGAAGCTGCTGCTGGCCGCCCCCGACGACGACAACGCCCCGGCCCCGAGCCGCCCGGCTTCGCCCCGTACAGCACAGAAGCCCGCCCTGGCTGCCCGGAAGCCGGCCACACCCGAAGTAGCCGAGCAAAAGGTGCACTTGGTGCAGAAGGGCGACACGCTCTACAACATTTCGCGGCGCTACCAGGGCATTACCGTGGACGAGCTGCGCCGCCTCAATCATCTCACGTCCGACGAAGTAAAGCCCGGCCAGAAGCTCATCGTGGCGCGCTAG
- a CDS encoding DsbA family oxidoreductase translates to MKKISVEIWSDIVCPFCYIGKRRLENALAKFPHRDAIDIHWRSFELDADSNPQPGEGTLYKRLAAKYGNTEEWARQMSANMTEMAAAEGLAFDFDRAVPANTFRAHRLVHLAEQHGLQDAAKERLFKAYLEEGLDINDVPTLQALAAELQLPADAVTEALTSDAFAQEVRHDEYQARQIGVRGVPYFVFDDKYAVSGAQPTELFEEVLAKVWEEARPRPVELTGAAGAACDLDGNC, encoded by the coding sequence ATGAAAAAAATATCAGTAGAAATCTGGTCCGACATTGTATGCCCGTTCTGCTACATCGGCAAACGGCGCCTGGAAAACGCCCTGGCCAAGTTCCCCCACCGCGACGCCATTGACATCCATTGGCGCAGCTTCGAACTGGATGCCGACTCCAACCCGCAGCCCGGCGAAGGCACCCTCTACAAGCGCCTGGCCGCCAAATACGGCAACACCGAGGAGTGGGCCCGCCAGATGTCGGCTAACATGACGGAAATGGCCGCGGCCGAAGGCCTGGCGTTTGACTTCGACCGGGCGGTGCCGGCTAACACGTTCCGGGCGCACCGCCTGGTGCACCTGGCCGAGCAGCACGGCCTTCAGGATGCCGCCAAAGAGCGGCTGTTCAAAGCCTATCTGGAAGAAGGCCTTGACATCAACGACGTGCCCACGCTGCAGGCGCTGGCCGCCGAACTGCAGCTGCCCGCCGATGCCGTGACGGAGGCACTTACGTCCGATGCCTTCGCGCAGGAAGTTCGCCACGACGAATACCAGGCCCGGCAGATTGGGGTGCGTGGCGTGCCCTACTTTGTTTTCGATGATAAGTACGCCGTGTCGGGCGCCCAGCCGACAGAGCTGTTCGAGGAAGTACTGGCCAAGGTGTGGGAAGAAGCCCGGCCCCGGCCCGTGGAGCTAACCGGCGCAGCCGGGGCCGCCTGCGACCTGGACGGCAACTGCTAG
- a CDS encoding alpha/beta hydrolase family protein, which produces MKKTLHAFFLVFAVLLAMPVFAGVAPILNGQWRGPLKVPGGQLDLIITIIPLTNGGYYAALDVPQQRIYRMPVEVEVKGSELSLHIEQAGSSFVGKIQNNGDQLTGVWKQPGLSGPLVFERAKSAATASGKVRLTPPYREDEISFMNNAAKLRLSGILTVPAGPGPFPAVVLLSDSGPQDRDAGEQEYRMFSILGDYLTRRGIAVLRFDDRGTGKSQGIYLTATTQDLVSDAQAAMAFLRSRNLINPQEIGFIGHGEGANVAFLAAAEPGPAKPAFVVSMAGYGLPGRHVLTRQQLEIMRLIGASPAQVKASMELHAQMIDIIRQTPNDAQARGKVAATLRMSNTDLDPHMARARAIQLTSPWSRYFIDFEPTRKLPEVQCPVLAINGADDLQVEATNNLAMLRKGLRTNRDVTTQKLPEVNHWMQPKPEDWAVVNGAQQPTFSPKALDMMRAWIAKRTTQAEAVPVTVKREAPGKAPKTSRKSRNAPTQASR; this is translated from the coding sequence ATGAAGAAAACATTACACGCTTTTTTTCTGGTCTTCGCAGTGCTGCTCGCTATGCCGGTTTTTGCCGGGGTAGCGCCCATTCTCAATGGCCAGTGGCGCGGCCCGCTTAAGGTACCCGGCGGGCAGCTCGACCTGATTATCACTATCATTCCGCTCACAAATGGCGGCTACTACGCCGCCCTCGACGTGCCCCAGCAGCGCATCTACCGCATGCCGGTGGAAGTGGAGGTGAAAGGCAGCGAGCTCAGCCTGCACATCGAGCAAGCCGGCAGCAGCTTCGTGGGCAAAATCCAGAACAACGGCGACCAGCTCACCGGGGTGTGGAAGCAGCCTGGCCTTTCGGGGCCGCTGGTGTTTGAACGCGCCAAGTCTGCGGCCACGGCCTCCGGCAAAGTGCGCCTCACGCCACCCTATCGCGAAGACGAAATCAGCTTCATGAACAATGCGGCCAAGCTCCGCCTGAGCGGCATCCTGACCGTGCCGGCCGGCCCGGGCCCCTTCCCGGCCGTGGTGCTGCTCTCCGACTCAGGCCCGCAGGACCGCGACGCCGGCGAGCAGGAGTACCGCATGTTCAGCATTCTGGGCGACTACCTCACTCGCCGCGGCATTGCCGTGCTGCGCTTCGACGACCGGGGCACCGGCAAGTCGCAGGGCATCTACCTGACGGCTACCACCCAGGATCTGGTGAGTGACGCGCAGGCAGCCATGGCCTTTCTGCGGAGCCGCAACCTCATCAATCCGCAGGAAATCGGGTTTATCGGGCACGGCGAAGGCGCCAACGTGGCCTTTCTGGCGGCGGCCGAGCCCGGCCCGGCCAAACCGGCCTTCGTGGTGTCGATGGCGGGCTACGGCCTGCCGGGCCGCCACGTACTGACGCGGCAGCAGCTGGAAATCATGCGCCTGATTGGGGCCAGCCCGGCCCAGGTGAAGGCCTCCATGGAGCTGCACGCCCAGATGATTGACATCATCCGGCAGACGCCCAACGATGCCCAGGCCCGGGGCAAAGTGGCCGCCACACTGCGCATGAGCAACACCGACCTCGACCCGCACATGGCCCGCGCCCGCGCCATTCAGCTCACCTCGCCCTGGTCGCGCTACTTTATCGACTTCGAACCCACCCGCAAGCTGCCCGAAGTGCAGTGCCCGGTGCTGGCCATCAACGGCGCCGACGACCTGCAGGTGGAAGCCACCAACAACCTGGCCATGCTGCGCAAAGGCCTGCGCACCAACCGCGACGTAACCACGCAGAAGCTGCCCGAGGTAAACCACTGGATGCAGCCCAAGCCCGAGGACTGGGCAGTGGTAAACGGCGCGCAGCAGCCTACTTTTTCGCCCAAAGCCCTGGACATGATGCGCGCCTGGATTGCCAAGCGCACCACCCAGGCCGAGGCAGTACCCGTGACGGTGAAGCGTGAGGCCCCCGGCAAAGCGCCTAAAACGTCGCGCAAATCCCGTAACGCTCCTACGCAGGCCAGCCGCTAG
- a CDS encoding alpha/beta hydrolase family protein, producing MIRMYLGWLVVCGALLAGLASLATPAYAQQARPLAGDWHGTLATPANPPQLIVHIAEQSAGPLAAALDVPSQKVTGLAFSSAEMRQDSLILLSDFLGVRYAARLSADGKQLTGRWKQNGEQWPLVLQRGLPAPPTPPVRPQDPVSPLPYREQQVRFKNPDGGHELAGTLTLPAGKGPFPAVVLISGSGPQDRDESLAGHHPFRVLADYLTRRGFAVLRYDDRGVGQSGGTFATATTADFLADAQSALAFLRTQTGVQPKRVGLIGHSEGGTIALLAGAAPNPPAFIVSLAGMGVSGRELLLRQQADVLRASGLDTASAGRMRRTQQALLTVIQTTPDNPPAIARMVPLLKQASPGVPESTLTTMAAQMTSPWYRYFLGLNPAPALAKVKAPVLALNGTKDVQVAPGPNLEAIRSGLQAAGNRDVTIQQLDGLNHLFQTATTGLPSEYGQISETFSPSALQIIGNWLATHARR from the coding sequence ATGATACGGATGTATTTGGGGTGGCTAGTGGTATGCGGGGCGCTGTTGGCGGGCTTGGCCAGTCTGGCGACGCCCGCCTATGCCCAGCAGGCCCGGCCGCTGGCCGGCGACTGGCACGGCACGCTGGCCACGCCCGCCAATCCGCCGCAGCTGATTGTGCATATCGCCGAACAGTCCGCCGGTCCCCTGGCCGCCGCGCTGGACGTGCCCTCTCAGAAAGTAACCGGCCTGGCCTTCTCCAGCGCCGAAATGCGTCAGGACAGCCTGATTCTGCTGTCCGATTTTCTGGGCGTGCGCTACGCTGCCCGTCTATCGGCTGATGGTAAGCAGCTGACTGGGCGTTGGAAGCAGAACGGCGAGCAGTGGCCGCTGGTACTGCAGCGGGGCCTGCCCGCCCCGCCTACTCCACCGGTTCGCCCCCAAGACCCAGTATCGCCGTTGCCCTACCGCGAGCAGCAGGTGCGCTTCAAAAACCCTGACGGCGGGCATGAGCTGGCCGGCACCCTCACCCTGCCGGCCGGCAAAGGTCCGTTTCCGGCCGTGGTGCTGATATCGGGCTCCGGCCCGCAGGACCGCGACGAAAGCCTGGCCGGGCACCATCCGTTTCGGGTGCTGGCCGATTACCTGACCCGGCGCGGCTTTGCCGTGCTGCGCTACGACGACCGGGGCGTGGGCCAGTCGGGTGGCACGTTTGCCACTGCCACCACCGCCGACTTTCTGGCCGATGCCCAGTCGGCGCTGGCGTTTCTGCGCACCCAGACCGGCGTGCAGCCCAAGCGCGTGGGCCTGATCGGGCATAGCGAGGGCGGCACCATTGCGCTGCTGGCGGGGGCCGCGCCCAACCCACCGGCCTTCATCGTGTCGCTGGCGGGGATGGGCGTGAGTGGCCGGGAGTTGCTGCTGCGCCAGCAGGCCGATGTATTGCGCGCCTCGGGACTCGATACGGCCAGTGCCGGCCGCATGCGCCGCACCCAGCAGGCCCTGCTCACCGTCATCCAGACCACCCCCGACAACCCGCCCGCCATTGCGCGGATGGTGCCCCTGCTGAAGCAGGCCAGCCCCGGCGTACCCGAATCGACTTTGACCACGATGGCCGCCCAGATGACCTCGCCCTGGTACCGGTACTTTCTGGGGCTGAATCCGGCCCCGGCCCTGGCGAAAGTGAAGGCTCCGGTACTGGCCCTCAATGGCACCAAAGATGTGCAGGTGGCACCCGGCCCCAATCTCGAAGCTATTCGCAGTGGCCTGCAGGCTGCCGGCAACCGTGACGTAACCATTCAGCAACTCGACGGCCTCAACCACCTGTTCCAGACGGCCACCACCGGGCTTCCTTCTGAGTACGGCCAGATCAGCGAAACCTTTTCACCTTCGGCGCTTCAGATCATCGGCAACTGGCTGGCCACCCACGCCCGGCGCTAG